One genomic segment of Thermodesulfobacterium sp. TA1 includes these proteins:
- a CDS encoding TIGR00730 family Rossman fold protein, which produces MEKLLNEKLFEEKQYVLEGLAAKESWRLFKILAEFVEGFEVLPRVYPGVTIFGSARTPVDHPDYQKAVELGKLLVKSGFSVITGGGPGIMEAANKGAAEANGYSVGLNIKLPFEQIPNPYANIRLDFKYFFIRKVMMAKYSVAFVFFPGGFGTLDEMFEVLTLVQTKKIKPVPIVLVGKEFWLPLYNWLKEYLLVQNKISPKDIELFRIVETPEETLEYIKEYLWI; this is translated from the coding sequence ATGGAAAAATTGCTAAATGAGAAGCTTTTTGAAGAAAAGCAATATGTGTTAGAAGGCCTTGCAGCTAAGGAGTCATGGAGACTTTTTAAGATTCTTGCTGAGTTTGTAGAAGGTTTTGAGGTTCTTCCTCGGGTTTATCCTGGGGTTACAATTTTTGGGTCTGCTAGAACTCCTGTAGACCATCCTGATTATCAGAAGGCGGTAGAGTTAGGTAAATTATTGGTTAAATCAGGTTTTTCGGTGATAACCGGAGGTGGGCCAGGAATTATGGAGGCGGCTAATAAAGGAGCGGCTGAGGCTAACGGATATTCTGTAGGGCTTAACATCAAGCTTCCTTTTGAACAGATACCTAATCCTTACGCCAACATAAGATTAGATTTTAAGTATTTTTTTATTAGAAAGGTAATGATGGCTAAATATTCTGTAGCTTTTGTGTTTTTCCCAGGAGGGTTTGGTACTTTAGACGAGATGTTTGAGGTTTTAACTTTAGTCCAAACCAAAAAGATAAAACCAGTACCTATAGTCTTGGTAGGAAAAGAGTTTTGGTTGCCTCTTTACAATTGGTTAAAAGAGTATCTGCTTGTGCAGAACAAAATTTCTCCTAAGGATATAGAGCTTTTTAGGATTGTAGAAACGCCAGAAGAAACCTTGGAGTATATAAAGGAATACTTATGGATTTAA
- the recO gene encoding DNA repair protein RecO, with protein sequence MLFSIEGLVLSKEKVGEIDLLVETLTPKGKVWAIAKGAQKSKRRFVNLLEDFNLLTLHLRRNFKGTLPILEKADLLFIPESLWEDLEKYVFFSYLGEVLSKVSFKGLEVEYFNFIKDWIKFLDKEPKITLWHKVFFEWQMLGFLGWSPQVEGCVKCGYQPKRIFYFSVRDGGVLCYRCKEENAFRLTLEQVEVLKIFSKMSKKPKFLKEPMKKNRLSSEVLMILNKISERFFQYFLVFDVISLKMVKETLGMEVVS encoded by the coding sequence ATGCTTTTTTCTATTGAAGGTTTAGTCCTTTCCAAGGAAAAGGTTGGTGAGATAGACCTTTTAGTAGAAACCTTAACCCCAAAAGGAAAGGTTTGGGCGATAGCTAAAGGGGCTCAGAAAAGCAAAAGAAGGTTTGTCAACCTTTTAGAAGATTTTAATCTTTTAACCCTTCATCTAAGGCGTAATTTTAAAGGAACTCTTCCTATCTTAGAAAAAGCTGACCTTCTTTTTATCCCTGAAAGCCTTTGGGAGGACCTTGAAAAATATGTTTTTTTTTCTTATTTAGGAGAGGTGCTTTCTAAGGTAAGTTTTAAGGGCTTAGAGGTGGAATATTTTAATTTTATTAAAGATTGGATAAAGTTTTTAGATAAAGAACCTAAAATAACCCTTTGGCATAAAGTTTTTTTTGAATGGCAGATGCTTGGTTTTTTAGGATGGAGTCCTCAGGTTGAGGGTTGCGTAAAATGCGGTTATCAACCTAAAAGAATTTTTTATTTTTCTGTAAGGGATGGAGGGGTGCTTTGTTATCGGTGTAAAGAAGAAAACGCTTTTAGGCTTACTTTAGAGCAAGTTGAGGTTTTGAAAATTTTTAGTAAAATGTCTAAAAAGCCTAAATTTTTAAAGGAACCTATGAAAAAAAACCGTTTATCTTCAGAAGTTTTGATGATTTTAAACAAAATTAGCGAAAGATTTTTTCAGTATTTTTTAGTATTTGACGTGATATCTCTAAAAATGGTAAAAGAAACTTTAGGTATGGAGGTAGTAAGCTAA
- a CDS encoding SurA N-terminal domain-containing protein: MRHNLLKGFLLFFFLVIPIFSYAQAVVKINQIVAVVGEEFLTLYELEDLCAPFYQKFLKPEMSSEEKEKVKEEIRNKVLNDWIEDTLVGLEAKKYGFKVEDEEIEAYLKEEIKSLGGEENFKQRLKEKGLTLEEYKKKIKDILLKMRLVHFMLKEKIVITDEDLKPLYAEEIKRYDKSFRYWLSVFITKDEGLAKSLYEELVKGKTFEDLIKNLSKEKGMFFNESFKEEELDPKVLQKVKELKPEEIAEPLKVGDNFYLIKLIKKGENEPPAFEELKPRLKQKLFEEKAQKFIEKWIKELKEKRYVKIYL; the protein is encoded by the coding sequence ATGAGACATAATTTACTAAAAGGATTTCTATTGTTTTTCTTTTTAGTTATTCCAATTTTTTCTTATGCTCAGGCGGTGGTTAAAATAAACCAGATAGTTGCAGTAGTAGGAGAAGAGTTTTTAACCTTATATGAGCTTGAGGACCTTTGTGCTCCTTTTTATCAAAAATTCTTGAAACCAGAAATGTCTTCAGAAGAGAAAGAAAAAGTCAAAGAAGAAATCAGGAATAAGGTTTTAAACGATTGGATAGAAGATACACTGGTAGGTTTAGAGGCTAAAAAATATGGGTTTAAGGTAGAAGACGAAGAGATAGAGGCTTATTTGAAAGAGGAAATTAAGTCCTTGGGAGGGGAAGAGAACTTCAAACAAAGGTTAAAAGAAAAAGGTCTAACCTTAGAGGAGTATAAGAAAAAGATTAAGGATATCCTTTTAAAGATGAGGCTTGTGCATTTTATGTTAAAAGAAAAGATTGTAATTACTGACGAAGACCTAAAGCCTCTTTATGCAGAGGAAATAAAAAGATATGATAAATCTTTTAGATACTGGCTTTCTGTTTTTATTACTAAAGATGAAGGTTTAGCTAAAAGTTTGTATGAGGAGTTGGTTAAAGGTAAAACCTTTGAAGACCTTATAAAGAACCTTTCTAAGGAAAAGGGGATGTTTTTTAACGAAAGTTTTAAAGAAGAGGAGCTTGATCCTAAGGTTTTACAAAAGGTCAAGGAGTTAAAACCAGAGGAGATAGCAGAACCTTTAAAGGTAGGAGATAATTTTTATCTTATAAAGCTGATTAAAAAAGGAGAAAATGAACCACCGGCTTTTGAGGAACTAAAGCCGAGACTTAAACAAAAACTGTTTGAAGAAAAAGCCCAAAAGTTTATAGAAAAATGGATCAAAGAATTAAAAGAGAAAAGGTATGTAAAGATTTATCTTTAA